A section of the Orenia marismortui DSM 5156 genome encodes:
- a CDS encoding outer membrane lipoprotein-sorting protein, which translates to MFKKISWGLLIITLFTGLVLSEERVSAKDLSVEEIVNKTYTAAYYQGEDGKATVEMTIVDAQGRKRVRRLTMLRKDIEDNGQQKYYAYFKEPADVRKMVFMVDKRPSTEDNRWLYLPALDLVRRVSAADKRSSFVGSHFTYEDISGRNLTDDKHMLIGEENGKYILKLIPKDKNNVEFAYYKMWINKDNFIPVRSEYYNQQEELYRVITAEKVENIEGYPTIMTMKAEDVKTGAYTINRFSNIQYNLGISENIFTERYLRRPPRRLLR; encoded by the coding sequence ATGTTTAAAAAAATATCATGGGGATTATTGATCATAACATTATTTACAGGTCTAGTGCTGAGTGAAGAAAGGGTTTCAGCTAAAGATTTAAGTGTAGAAGAAATTGTAAACAAGACTTATACAGCAGCTTATTATCAAGGTGAAGATGGCAAGGCCACTGTAGAGATGACTATTGTTGATGCTCAAGGGAGAAAAAGGGTTAGAAGATTGACTATGTTAAGAAAGGATATTGAGGATAATGGTCAACAAAAATATTATGCCTATTTTAAAGAACCAGCTGATGTAAGAAAGATGGTCTTTATGGTAGATAAGAGGCCAAGTACAGAGGATAATAGATGGTTGTATCTGCCTGCTTTAGATCTGGTACGTAGAGTTTCAGCTGCAGATAAGCGTTCTAGTTTTGTGGGTTCTCACTTTACCTATGAAGATATCTCTGGTAGAAATCTAACTGATGATAAACATATGCTAATTGGAGAAGAGAATGGAAAATATATTTTAAAATTGATACCAAAGGATAAGAATAATGTAGAATTTGCTTATTATAAGATGTGGATTAATAAGGATAACTTCATTCCAGTTAGGTCTGAATATTATAATCAACAAGAAGAGTTATATCGAGTTATTACAGCAGAAAAGGTAGAGAATATTGAAGGTTATCCTACTATTATGACTATGAAAGCTGAAGATGTAAAGACTGGAGCTTATACTATTAATCGATTTAGTAATATTCAGTATAATTTAGGTATTTCTGAGAACATCTTTACAGAACGTTATTTACGACGTCCACCACGTAGATTATTGAGATGA
- a CDS encoding IS30 family transposase: MCQNNYNRKSKKGKHLTLEDRKIIEHLYNIQGKKDKEIAKELGKHRTTISRELKKGELKLLNSDYTTRIEYDAEIAQKVYDKNATAKGTKIKIAKEHELARFIERKIKQDKWSPEVIANQIQEDERFEIKLHWKTIYNYIDKGILMVNRDELVYGNYKKSKGTKRQEKESTKRRKDGRRISDRPEEANKRTELGHWEMDLVEGKKGKGEPFLLVLTERYSRKEIIEKISNKTQEAVINGLDRIERRIGVRRFRELFKTITTDNGREFYDYEGIETSFTGSNIPRTNHYYADAYCSWQRGSNENLNKMIRRFLPKGSSFKDISTSEVKNIQQWMNNYPRKMFDFKTSNEVFENKLKVA, from the coding sequence ATGTGTCAAAATAATTATAACAGAAAAAGTAAAAAAGGAAAACACCTAACTTTGGAAGATAGGAAAATAATAGAGCATTTATATAATATTCAAGGTAAGAAAGATAAGGAGATCGCAAAAGAGTTAGGAAAACATAGAACAACAATAAGTAGAGAGCTTAAGAAAGGTGAATTAAAATTATTAAATTCTGATTATACGACAAGAATAGAATATGATGCTGAAATAGCGCAAAAAGTCTATGATAAAAATGCTACAGCTAAAGGAACTAAGATAAAAATAGCTAAGGAACATGAGTTAGCAAGATTTATAGAAAGAAAAATAAAACAAGATAAATGGTCTCCAGAAGTAATTGCTAATCAAATACAGGAAGATGAAAGATTTGAAATTAAGCTACATTGGAAAACAATATACAATTATATAGACAAAGGTATCTTGATGGTAAATAGAGATGAGTTAGTCTATGGTAATTATAAAAAATCTAAAGGTACTAAAAGACAAGAAAAGGAATCAACTAAGAGGAGAAAAGATGGCAGAAGGATATCAGATAGACCTGAGGAAGCTAATAAAAGAACAGAGTTAGGTCATTGGGAAATGGACTTAGTAGAAGGTAAAAAAGGAAAAGGAGAGCCATTCTTACTAGTTTTAACAGAAAGATATAGTCGAAAAGAGATAATAGAAAAAATATCTAATAAGACTCAAGAAGCAGTTATAAATGGATTAGATCGAATTGAAAGAAGAATAGGTGTAAGAAGGTTTAGAGAGTTATTTAAGACGATAACAACAGACAACGGGCGGGAATTTTATGATTATGAAGGAATAGAGACTTCATTTACAGGAAGTAATATACCAAGAACTAATCATTACTATGCTGATGCCTATTGTTCTTGGCAAAGAGGTAGTAATGAAAATTTAAATAAGATGATTAGAAGGTTTTTGCCAAAAGGAAGCAGTTTTAAAGATATTAGTACGAGTGAGGTTAAAAATATTCAACAATGGATGAATAACTACCCAAGAAAGATGTTTGATTTTAAAACTTCGAATGAAGTTTTTGAAAATAAATTAAAAGTAGCTTAA
- a CDS encoding SHOCT domain-containing protein: MMHGWGYGMRGFFGGGMLMMGIFWIAIIAIVIYFLRNSNKSTNRVETYRRDVKEDPLEIAKKRYAKGEISKEEFQEIKEEIKS, translated from the coding sequence ATGATGCATGGCTGGGGTTATGGAATGAGAGGTTTTTTTGGAGGTGGAATGTTAATGATGGGGATATTTTGGATAGCAATAATTGCTATAGTAATCTATTTTTTAAGAAATTCTAATAAGTCTACAAATAGAGTTGAAACTTATAGAAGAGATGTAAAAGAGGATCCTTTGGAGATTGCAAAAAAGAGATATGCAAAAGGAGAGATTAGTAAAGAGGAGTTTCAAGAGATTAAAGAGGAAATAAAGAGTTAA
- a CDS encoding Spy/CpxP family protein refolding chaperone, whose translation MRRSLSFVLVMTMVLGISVYAFAHGGGNGFNQGPRNTYRNNNYHDDLNLSREQEDKIEELQDKYYDQMDDLMDDLGDKGRDLRDLYFDKDAKRNEILELQAEVNQLRNQMSILMTEMRLEMRDILTNEQLDLIEDYGMMGFGMMNGFGMMGGRGFRGHMGGRGMMGGHMMHGNNGMMGW comes from the coding sequence ATGAGAAGAAGTTTAAGCTTTGTATTAGTGATGACGATGGTATTGGGAATTTCAGTCTATGCTTTTGCCCATGGTGGAGGAAATGGATTTAATCAAGGGCCTAGAAATACTTATAGAAATAATAATTATCATGATGACTTAAATCTATCAAGGGAACAAGAGGATAAGATCGAAGAGTTACAAGATAAATATTATGATCAAATGGATGATTTAATGGATGACTTAGGGGATAAAGGAAGAGATTTGAGAGATCTATATTTTGATAAAGATGCTAAGCGTAATGAGATATTAGAATTACAAGCAGAGGTTAATCAGCTTAGAAATCAGATGTCTATTTTAATGACAGAGATGCGTTTAGAGATGAGAGATATATTAACTAATGAACAGTTAGATCTTATAGAGGATTATGGAATGATGGGCTTTGGTATGATGAATGGATTTGGCATGATGGGTGGAAGAGGATTTAGAGGTCATATGGGTGGTCGTGGTATGATGGGCGGTCATATGATGCATGGTAATAATGGTATGATGGGATGGTAA